A single window of Salmo salar chromosome ssa21, Ssal_v3.1, whole genome shotgun sequence DNA harbors:
- the LOC106582511 gene encoding protein FAM177A1, whose translation MVKEFESVELGDMGMKKQKVPRRTIYFASGETMEEYSTDEDEEVQVSIAVKTSADPSKLNWGPYFWFHMWRVATSTISVCDYLGERMASLFGITSPKYQYAIDEYYRMKKDEDEEEENRLSEEAERRFEEEHNQEIQQPATEQPEGSASFVNVSFELDQDPTPDANRCPAPIPT comes from the coding sequence ATGGTGAAGGAGTTTGAGagtgtggagctgggagacatgGGGATGAAGAAGCAGAAGGTGCCCCGTAGGACGATTTACTTTGCCAGTGGCGAGACCATGGAGGAATACAGCACAGATGAAGATGAGGAAGTGCAAGTTTCTATCGCTGTTAAGACCTCAGCTGACCCGTCCAAGTTGAATTGGGGTCCATACTTTTGGTTTCACATGTGGAGAGTGGCAACCTCCACTATTTCAGTTTGTGACTATCTTGGGGAGAGAATGGCCTCATTGTTCGGAATTACCTCACCCAAGTACCAGTATGCTATTGACGAGTACTACAGAATGAAAaaggatgaggatgaggaggaggagaaccggCTGTCTGAGGAGGCAGAACGTCGTTTTGAGGAGGAGCACAACCAGGAGATCCAGCAGCCAGCCACGGAGCAGCCGGAGGGCAGCGCCTCCTTCGTCAACGTCAGCTTTGAGCTGGATCAAGATCCCACACCTGATGCCAACAGATGTCCTGCCCCCATCCCCACCTAA